In Bernardetia litoralis DSM 6794, the genomic window GTGAGGCACGAATATCCATTTGAGGATACGCATCGGTTTGGTCAGACCAACGAAAACCGTGTCCACTATAATAAAAAATGACAATATCATTACTTTCTGGAGTAAGACCATTTAAAACTTTCATTGCATTATCCTTTGTGAAACTTGTTCCTTTGATTTCATATTTTCTAAAATCAACCTTTAAAGCTGCTGCAATATCTTGAAATTCTTTGGTCATGTTTCGGCTATCTGTTTCACAGCTCGCTCCAATATCTCCAATACTACTATTGACAAGCATTACCAAATGCAATTTTGATTTACCATAATTGGTATTTTGTTGTTGTTGTTGTTGAGTACTGTACCCTACCTTTTTTACGAGTTTAAAATTTAGGGTATAAAAAAAGAAGTGTTTATTTTTGTAATAACCAAACCACAAAACTAAACCCTTCTAATTATGAGATATTCTCTCACTAACGAAATTAATAAATTAATAGACCGTTTCCCAATTCTTTCGCACCTTTCTCGTAAAAAATTTCTAGCTATGTATATTTTAGCTTTAATTAATAGTAGAAATGTGCAATTTTGTGAAACAGCAAATCACCTCAATCCAGAAGTTAAAAATAAATCTAATGAAACTAGAATACAAGATTTTTACAGAAAAGCAGAGTTAAATTTTGACCAAATTGCACTTCTATTTTTTTGTATTTTTCCCTCTTCTCAAAAATTAGACATTGTTATAGATCGTACAGAATGGGATTTTGGTAAATATCAATGCAATATTCTAATGGTTGTGCTAAGTAATCGTACACTTACTTTACCTTTTTATTGGGAATTATTAGATAATAAAAGTGGCAATTCCAACACCGAAAATAGGATAGATTTAGTAAAAAAATGTTTGGACATCATTCTTCCTCAACGAATTAGTTTATTTGTTGGAGATAGGGAATTTGTAGGTCATCATTGGTTTAAGTATCTGAAATACAATAAGATAAATTTTTGTTTTCGAATTCCCAAACATCATAATATTGTTCATTATGACGAACACATGAATAAAATAGTGCAAAAAGCAGAGCATCTTCATCAAGCTTATCCTAATGGAATAACTTTGTCTAATAGATTAGTAGATGGTATTGTAGGAAATGTATATATAGGAACAGGAAAAGATGGAGAACTTTTATTTTTATTTGGCAATTTAGCAGCTCCTACTTTACCTAAATACTATGAAAGAAGGTGGACAATAGAAAGCTTTTTTCAGAACTTAAAAGGAAGAGGTTTTAATTTAAAAATTACTCATTTACAAAATAGCGAAAAGCTTAAAAAATTGATTGCTTGCGTTTCTCTAGCTTATGCTTTTTGTTCTAATACAGGGCTGTACGAACATAGAAAAGTGCAAAAAATAAAAAATAAAAATCATGGCAGAAAATCTACAAGTTTTGCACGAAAAGGAATAGACATAATACGAGATTTATTAAAACAGACAGAATTATTAGACCAACTTGTTGAAAAATTTGTCAGAATTATTTGCATAAATGCACGAAAAATAATTGCCAAATCTGATTTTTTACACGAAAAAATGGTAATTTAAACAGAAAAAATAAAATTATTTCTTAATTTAAAAAAAGTAGGGTACAGTAGTTGTTGAGTATTATTGTTATAGTTATTTTGCGCTGTACTTCCAAGTGCATTATTACGCATTTTTTGGAAAGCTAAATATTCTTTATCTGTTTTTCCGAAAAATTCATTGAGATAAGAATCTGTTAGTTCTGCGACTTTTAATTCTTTGTAAGAATCTACTCGTTTTAAAGATTCTTCACTAAAATTAGGGTCATCGGTTACAAATGGTTTTTCTCCTTTTGTTTCTTTATTCCAAACCCAAACAAAATGGTCTGGATTGTAAGATTGTTGATTAACTCTTGAGCCAGAGTTAGATGTAATGAATTTAGCATTTTCACCCTGCATTATAAAATAATTATAACCGTCTTCTTGACCAGAAACAGAAGTATAATCGATATTTACAACATTATAAACATTGTTATAATGATAGGCAACACGCATGTAGGCATCTTCTTCGTTAAAATAAACTAGAAAACCTTTATATTTTATATTTGATGCTGAAAATTCTATTTCATATAAAGATTGAGAAAAAACAGGTGTAGAAAGAGTAGAAAAAAAAGAAAACAAAAATGAAAATAAGAGCATTCTCAATATATAGGAGGTTTTTATGTATTTTTTGTGATTTTTCATAGATAAAGTATAAATAAGTAAAGAAAAATAGTTCTCATAAAAATATATACATATCTTCAAAAAGAAAGCCAGTGTTCTACTCTTTTATTTGTACTTAAAGATATTCAAAGGCAGCTTTTGATTCAAATAATTTATCTAAGAGGAGAAAGTTAATCATCTCAATTAAATATGAAAAGGTCAATGATTTTAATGAACCATTGACCTTTTTGTAGCTGTATGCTTTTCTAAATTTTAATACTCTAAAGTCTCAAAGATAATTTCTTCTTCAGCTATATTTCCTAGTTTATCCTTTACTTCTACCAAAATAGTGTAGCTCTTATTTTTGGCAAAACCACTTACTTTTCCATTATAAAGGCGTTTTGCTCCACCATTTATACGATAATAAATTGATTCTGTGTTTGTTTGTCCGTCTTGCGCTCCTAAAAATAACTGAACATAAGAAGGATAAGCAATTTCTCTATTCTCATCAGGTGTTGTACTAAAATGATAAAAAATAGTTGGTGCTTCTGCATCAACAGCAAAAGAAGTAGTGATAGTATTTCTATTATTTACATTGTCATAACCAATAATTTCAAGGCTTTGCATACCTGATTCTCGTACATTAAATGGAGTATCATATTCTATTTCCTCACCTTGTCCATTTATTTTATAAGTTACATTTTGTAAACCAGATTCACTGTCAGTAGCTGTTAATTTTAAGTTTGTTTCTGGACTAATATAAAGAATATCGCCTTTTTTAAATGTTTTTCCTTGATAATTATAACCTAATTTGGGACCTGTTAAATCTACATAAACAGCACTTACATTGTGTCTATAGGTATCAAAACGTGGGTCAATAGCTCCTTCAACACCTTTATTATCTGTATTATCAACAGCATAATAACGAATGGTATGTGTTCCTGATTTGGAAGGTAAGTAAAAAGGGTCATTGTATGAAGCCCATTCTCCACCATCAATTGAGTACCAAACTTCTTTTACTCCTGATTTATTATCAACTGCTGTAAGTTTTAGTTTTGTACGACCCGAAAAATAAACTTGCTGACCAACAATAAATTTATCACCCAAAACATCAGCCGACATAATTGGCGCAGTTCTATCTAAATAAAAAGTAAATGATTGTTTAGCTTCTTCATTTTTTAGGTAATCTGTTGAATAAAAATGAAGAGTATGATTTCCATCATCTAAACTTTTTAAAGGCAAGTTTCTTTTATTATAATAAGGTTTCCAGTTTTGTTGTTCATCAAAACGATAGAATGTGTTTTTTACACCAACATTGTTATCTTCTAAGGTAAAATAAATCTTTGTACCTAATGAAATCACATTTTCAGAGTTAATACCAACAACATTATAAGTACTGATTGGAGGAGAAACATCGACAACAAACTCTTTCATATTCTCAGTTTCTACATTTCCTACTTTATCTAGTGAGAAATATTTTAGAGAATGCTCTCCTTCTGAATCTACTGAAATAGTATTTGTATAGGGTTGATTTCCCATTCCATCAAGATTGAAATAAAATCCTTCTACACCCGACATTTGGTCTTTTACATCAAGTTTGATTTGCAAATCTTGTCCATAAAAAGTAGTTCCATTTTTACGATACACATAAGGAGTAATGAATTTTGATGTAGAATTTGGGGGAAGTCCATCAGCATAGATAATATATTCATAACTATTTCTAGGATTTTGTCCATCACTATGTTTGAGAATATGAACTCCATGACCATCTAAAATAATGGGCTGAACAGAAATTTCTTTTTCACCTACTTTTTTTCCAGAAAGAGGTGTTTTTTCTCCGTTTGGGCTTGTAGAAATATGAAGATAAACAGGCAATTCAGCTTGCTGATAATACTTTCCCTCTTCATCTACATAAGTTCCTGAAAGGGAATCTGTTTGAGCAGATATATTAAATGAAAATAAGAAAATAAATAAAAAAGTAGCAAGTAATAAAAAATATTTTTTTTTCATCTGAAAATCAAAAAGTAATAGAATAATAAATTAATCAATATTTTTTTTATTAATTAAAAATTATCAAAAAAACACAAATCAAAATAAAATTAATTAGTGATTAGAATAATAACGTAAAATAATGAATTTAAAGCCATTAATCCAATTTTTGACTAAAAATTTAAATAATTAGAATTTTATTTATTAAGAATAATTCTAAATGACTACTTTTGCAGTCTAACAAAAAAAATAATCATTAATTATAATTTAACTTATTATGAAAGTTTCACTTGCTATTTTTGCTACTTTATGCCTTGTCTTTTTTGGATTTCAACAATTTAAAATGCATTCTTTACAAAAAGAAATCAAACAAATAGAATCAAAGTACGAAAAAACACATTCAGATTCTGAAAAAGAAGAAACAAAAACAGAAGAAGAACATTACGAACTTGCTTTGGCAATGGCAAGAATGCAAACATATATGCAAAAACTTCATTTTGCAGGACAGCATGAAAACTGGAAACTAGCACAGTTTTATACACACGAATTAGAAGAAACAATGGAAGATATTATTGACCATAATGTAGTGGATGAAGGTAAAGATATAAGTAA contains:
- a CDS encoding IS4 family transposase; translation: MRYSLTNEINKLIDRFPILSHLSRKKFLAMYILALINSRNVQFCETANHLNPEVKNKSNETRIQDFYRKAELNFDQIALLFFCIFPSSQKLDIVIDRTEWDFGKYQCNILMVVLSNRTLTLPFYWELLDNKSGNSNTENRIDLVKKCLDIILPQRISLFVGDREFVGHHWFKYLKYNKINFCFRIPKHHNIVHYDEHMNKIVQKAEHLHQAYPNGITLSNRLVDGIVGNVYIGTGKDGELLFLFGNLAAPTLPKYYERRWTIESFFQNLKGRGFNLKITHLQNSEKLKKLIACVSLAYAFCSNTGLYEHRKVQKIKNKNHGRKSTSFARKGIDIIRDLLKQTELLDQLVEKFVRIICINARKIIAKSDFLHEKMVI
- a CDS encoding OmpL47-type beta-barrel domain-containing protein, with product MKKKYFLLLATFLFIFLFSFNISAQTDSLSGTYVDEEGKYYQQAELPVYLHISTSPNGEKTPLSGKKVGEKEISVQPIILDGHGVHILKHSDGQNPRNSYEYIIYADGLPPNSTSKFITPYVYRKNGTTFYGQDLQIKLDVKDQMSGVEGFYFNLDGMGNQPYTNTISVDSEGEHSLKYFSLDKVGNVETENMKEFVVDVSPPISTYNVVGINSENVISLGTKIYFTLEDNNVGVKNTFYRFDEQQNWKPYYNKRNLPLKSLDDGNHTLHFYSTDYLKNEEAKQSFTFYLDRTAPIMSADVLGDKFIVGQQVYFSGRTKLKLTAVDNKSGVKEVWYSIDGGEWASYNDPFYLPSKSGTHTIRYYAVDNTDNKGVEGAIDPRFDTYRHNVSAVYVDLTGPKLGYNYQGKTFKKGDILYISPETNLKLTATDSESGLQNVTYKINGQGEEIEYDTPFNVRESGMQSLEIIGYDNVNNRNTITTSFAVDAEAPTIFYHFSTTPDENREIAYPSYVQLFLGAQDGQTNTESIYYRINGGAKRLYNGKVSGFAKNKSYTILVEVKDKLGNIAEEEIIFETLEY